Proteins encoded by one window of Melospiza melodia melodia isolate bMelMel2 chromosome 9, bMelMel2.pri, whole genome shotgun sequence:
- the STOX1 gene encoding storkhead-box protein 1: MNAEQVVVTQETLMEQLVKNYPGIAVPSHNALYNILGTLIKERKIYHTGEGYFIVTPSTYFITNGATEDNRRILLEDSCCCSSLSITDLVNIKPCTDLVKESIPRVPCSRSCHCFPGQNQLCEQRQGQVRSPGSNAQGQRGCSELKSSAQTQCISTSAENHSWGTIKSLTSVKAKLKSKLFGLGLFWRSGSKQEKHKKEYSTFSGQFPPQEWPVRDEGDLDNIPRDIEHEIIKRINPTLTVDNLIKHTILMQKFEEQKKCSSEEKKYISNGTLAEVPAPGQNHLSKDRFQRAPSKTAKHTRKSRSKREKQMGGKSPRQKVTPQNVELAESFSLPNKPQEPPAAAVPSQGIYKRQIRNPFQGLPWRARSFPARGHQGGASSQLQCQAHKGGRASHRPQPLASSGPSGCQTERLGAESEAGKAKQNNPPHAHRSDLQIKTDIFSESGGYAQGSNVHIENQRRYFLDSKICEENVYKRTIKRKSHCSYTEDNGVCEKDARCPSHLKGEHCRCKADTVCELLDQTASDFQNVHLSNCTASVNLAPKNSGKYRAKTDKKSELLFNHSGSRELEREGFTANSHLLYQKGHDGDTCPLSHLDGNSEQLPPGHACSGTGSWSTAVSLKASEVD; the protein is encoded by the exons ATGAATGCAGAGCAAGTGGTGGTCACTCAGGAAACTCTAATGGAGCAGTTAGTGAAAAATTACCCAG GCATTGCAGTGCCCTCCCACAATGCGTTATATAATATCCTTGGCACTCTaattaaggaaagaaaaatctaTCACACAGGAGAAGGATATTTCATTGTGACTCCCAGCACTTACTTCATCACAAATGGTGCCACAGAAGACAACAGAAGGATCCTATTGGAGGACAGCTGTTGCTGTTCATCCCTTTCCATCACTGACCTGGTAAACATTAAGCCCTGCACAGACCTAGTGAAAGAAAGCATTCCTAGGGTACCCTGTTCCAGATCCTGCCATTGCTTCCCTGGCCAAAATCAGCTCTGTGAGCAAAGGCAAGGGCAGGTGAGGAGCCCTGGATCTAATGCACAGggacagagaggctgcagtgaATTGAAGTCTTCAGCTCAAACTCAATGCATCTCCACATCTGCTGAGAACCATTCCTGGGGCACCATCAAATCCCTGACGTCTGTGAAAGCAAAACTGAAAAGCAAACTGTTTGGCCTCGGCCTCTTCTGGAGAAGTGGTtctaagcaagaaaagcacaagAAGGAGTACTCCACTTTCTCAGGCCAGTTTCCTCCCCAGGAGTGGCCAGTCAGGGATGAAGGTGACCTGGACAACATTCCACGTGATATTGAACATGAAATCATCAAGCGAATTAACCCCACTCTTACCGTGGATAATTTGATTAAACACACAATATTAATGCAGAAGTTTGAGGAGCAGAAAAAATGTAGCAGTGAAGAGAAAAAATACATCAGTAATGGTACCTTGGCTGAAGTGCCAGCACCCGGGCAAAACCACCTCTCAAAGGATCGTTTTCAAAGGGCACCAAGTAAAACAGCAAAACACAccaggaaaagcagatccaagAGGGAAAAGCAGATGGGCGGGAAGTCTCCCAGACAGAAGGTAACACCCCAAAATGTGGAACTGGCAGAGAGCTTTTCCCTGCCCAACAAACCCCAGGAGCcacctgctgcagcagtgccatcccaggggATCTACAAGAGGCAGATTAGGAACCCTTTCCAGGGTCTGCCATGGAGAGCTCGCAGCTTTCCTGCCAGGGGGCACCAGGGCGGTGCCAGCAGCCAGCTCCAGTGCCAGGCTCACAAGGGAGGAAGGGCTTCCCACAGGCCACAGCCCCTGGCCTCCTCAGGACCCTCTGGCTGTCAAACTGAAAGGCTGGGTGCAGAAAGTGAGGctggcaaagcaaagcaaaacaacccCCCCCATGCCCACAGGTCTGACCTTCAAATAAAAACAGACATTTTCAGTGAAAGTGGTGGTTATGCACAAGGCAGTAATGTGCACATAGAGAACCAAAGGAGATACTTCCTGGACAGTAAAATTTGTGAAGAAAATGTCTATAAAAGAACAATAAAAAGGAAATCCCATTGCTCCTACACTGAAGATAATGGTGTGTGCGAAAAGGATGCAAGATGTCCATCCCACCTGAAGGGTGAGCATTGCAGATGCAAAGCAGACACTGTATGTGAGCTCTTAGATCAAACAGCCAGTGACTTTCAAAATGTCCATCTTTCAAATTGCACAGCCAGTGTTAACCTGGCCCCCAAAAACAGTGGGAAATACAGAGCAAAGACTGATAAAAAGAGTGAACTTCTGTTTAACCACTCTGGATCAAGGGAGCTGGAAAGGGAGGGGTTCACTGCTAACTCCCACCTTCTGTACCAAAAGGGACACGATGGTGACACGTGTCCCTTGTCACACCTGGATGGCAATTCTGAGCAGCTGCCCCCTGGCCATGCCTGCTCAGGCACGGGAAGCTGGAGCACAGCTGTGTCCCTAAAAGCCTCTGAG GTGGACTGA